The genomic stretch GCAGCAGGTGCAAGGCTCCCGGCTGGCGTTCGTGCCCGAGGAGGTGCGCCCGTTCTTCCGGGACGTGACCGACCACCTGGCGAGGGTCGCCGAGCAGATCGAGTCCATGGACCTGCTGCTGTCCAGCATCCTGCAGGCGCACCTGGCCCAGGTCGGGCTGCGGCAGAACTCGGACATGCGCAAGATCACCTCGTGGGCGGCCATCCTCGCCGTCCCCACCGCGATCGCCGGCATCTACGGGATGAACTTCTCGCACATGCCCGAGCTGCACTGGGCGTTCGGCTACCCGCTGGTCATGGCGGTCATGGTCGCGATCTGCCTGGGCCTGTACCGCGCCTTCAAGCGCAGCGGCTGGCTCTGACTGTCTGTCAGGGTGAGGACGACGTATGCGTCGTCCTCACCCTGGCAAGTCAGGCGGTGATGGTGCCGGTGCCGAGCAGGACGAAGACCAGCACGCCCACGCCGATCCGGTAGATGACGAACGGCAGGAACGAGTTGGTGGCGACGTAGCGGATCAGCCAGGCGATGACCGCGTAGCCCACCGCGAACGCGATCACCGTGGCCAGCAGGGTCGGGCCCCACGCCGTCGCGCTCGTGCCGCCGATCTTCAGTGCCTCGAAGAGACCGGACGCGAGCACGGCGGGGACGGCGAGCAGGAACGCGTAGCGGGTGGCCGCCGGCCGCGTGTACCCGAGGAACAGTCCGGCCGAGATCGTGCCGCCCGAGCGGGAGACGCCGGGGATCAGGGCGCAGGTCTGGGCCAGCCCGAAGACCACGCCGTCACGGGCACCGAGGTCGGCCAGCGTCTTGGCCCGGCGACCCACCCGGTCCGCCACGAACAGCACCACGCCGACGACGATCATCATGGCGGCGATCAGCCGCAGGTCACGCGCCACCGTCTCGATCTGGTCGCGGAACAAGAAGCCGAGGATCGCGATCGGCAGGGTGCCGATGATGACGTACCAGCCGGTGCGGGCGTCGATGTCGCCGCGCAGCTGCGGGCGGACCAGCGAGCGCGCCCAGGTCGAGACGATCCGGACCAGGTCCTTGCGGAAGTAGATGAGCACGGCGGTCTCGGTGCCGATCTGGGTCACCGCGGTGAACGCCGCCCCCGGGTCGGCCCAGCCAGCCAGCTCGGCGACGATGCGCAGGTGCGCGGTCGACGAGATCGGCAGGAACTCGGTGAGTCCCTGGACCAGCCCCAGGACGACGGCTTGCAGCCAGCTCACTCCGCGAGCCCGGCCAGCTCGAGTGCCTCCAGCACGGTGCGCAGGGTGGCCTTGCGCTCGTCGAGCGTCCCGGCGTAGGAGGCCACCGACAAGTTGGTGACCCCGGCGGCCGCGTAGGCGACCAGCCGCTCGGCGATGCGCCCCTTGGGCCCGATCAGCGCCGTCTGGTCGATGAACTCGAACGGGACGGCGGCCGCGGCTGCGGCGTACTCGCGCCGCAGGTACAGGTCCTGGACCTGCGCGGCGGCCTCGCCGAAGCCCATCCGGACGGCCAGCTGGTTGTAGAAGTTCTTCTCCCGGCTGCCCATGCCCCCGACGTACAGCGCGGAGTAGGCACGCACCGGCTCGGCGCAGGCCATCAGGTCCTCGCCGACGACGACCGGGACGGTCGGGACGACGTCGAAGTCGCTGAGGTCCTTGCCCGCCTTGGCCCGTCCGGCCCGCAGGTGGTCCAGCGCCTCAGCCGCGTGCTCCGGGCTGAAGAAGATGGCCAGCCAGCCGTCAGCGATCTCACCGGCCAGCTCGAGGTTCTTCGGGCCCACCGCGGCCAGATAGACGGGCAGGTGCTCGCGCACCGGGTGCACGGTCAACCGCAGCGCCTTGCCCGGGCCGTCCGGCAGCGGCAGCGTGAAGAACTCCCCGTCGTACCGCACCACCTTGCGGCCCAGCGCCATCCGCACGATCTCGACGTACTCGCGGGTGCGCGCCAGCGGCTTGTCGAACCGGACGCCGTGCCAGCCCTCGGAGACCTGGGGGCCGGACACACCCAGCCCGAGCCGGAACCGCCCGCCGGACAGCGTGTCCAGGGTAGCCGCGGTCATCGCGGTGAGGGCCGGAGTCCGGCCGGGGATCTGGAAGATCGCCGAGCCGACGTCGATCCGCTCGGTCTGCGCGGCGACCCAGCTGAGCACGGTCGCTGCGTCGCTGCCGTAGGCCTCCGCAGCCCACACGACCGAGTACCCGAGGCGATCGGCCTCGCGGGCCAGCTCGAGGTTCTCGGCGTCGTTGCCGGCCCCCCAGTAGCCCAGGTTCAGCCCCAGCTTCATGACGGCTCCCGCCTGCCGTTCGGTGGTCGGCCACGACTCTATCGGGGTGGGCTGGGTAGCCTTCGGCACCATGGAGCAGCGAAGGCTCGGGACCAGTGGGCTGCTGGTGTCACGGCTCGGTCTCGGCACGATGACCTGGGGCCGCGACACCGACGAGCACGAGGCGCGCGACCAGCTGGCCGCCTTCGTCGAGGCCGGCGGGACGCTCGTGGACACCGCCGTGGGCTACGGGGACGGCGCCAGCGAGACGGTGCTGGGCACCCTCGTCGGCGACGTCGTCCCCCGGAACCAGCTGGTCTTGGCGACGAAGGCGGGCA from Actinomycetes bacterium encodes the following:
- a CDS encoding undecaprenyl-diphosphate phosphatase, encoding MSWLQAVVLGLVQGLTEFLPISSTAHLRIVAELAGWADPGAAFTAVTQIGTETAVLIYFRKDLVRIVSTWARSLVRPQLRGDIDARTGWYVIIGTLPIAILGFLFRDQIETVARDLRLIAAMMIVVGVVLFVADRVGRRAKTLADLGARDGVVFGLAQTCALIPGVSRSGGTISAGLFLGYTRPAATRYAFLLAVPAVLASGLFEALKIGGTSATAWGPTLLATVIAFAVGYAVIAWLIRYVATNSFLPFVIYRIGVGVLVFVLLGTGTITA
- a CDS encoding LLM class F420-dependent oxidoreductase; this translates as MKLGLNLGYWGAGNDAENLELAREADRLGYSVVWAAEAYGSDAATVLSWVAAQTERIDVGSAIFQIPGRTPALTAMTAATLDTLSGGRFRLGLGVSGPQVSEGWHGVRFDKPLARTREYVEIVRMALGRKVVRYDGEFFTLPLPDGPGKALRLTVHPVREHLPVYLAAVGPKNLELAGEIADGWLAIFFSPEHAAEALDHLRAGRAKAGKDLSDFDVVPTVPVVVGEDLMACAEPVRAYSALYVGGMGSREKNFYNQLAVRMGFGEAAAQVQDLYLRREYAAAAAAVPFEFIDQTALIGPKGRIAERLVAYAAAGVTNLSVASYAGTLDERKATLRTVLEALELAGLAE